The Funiculus sociatus GB2-C1 DNA window GCAATTAGTGCTGCCAGCACCTGTTCAGTTGAGCGCGGCCCAGAAATTTCTAGGTAAGGCTTTGAGCCATTTGACAGCCCATTTTGATCGCGCTTGGAAGGAGGAAATGGCTACTCCTTGGCGGCAAAGATACGCTTATGCTCAGGAAGCGCAAAAAACTCTGCAAACTCTGGATGAAAAAGCCCGGAATGGGTCGTTAACTGCGGAGGAAGCCTGGAATCGTGCTTGCTGGACGGCAGAGTTTAAGGGCAATCAGGTAGCGATCGCGTTGTTTCAAGAAATACTCTCTACTGAACCAAATCATCCGGCGGCTAACTATGCCTTGGGACAGATATTATTAAAACAAAATGATGCTGAGGGCATCATTTACATCGAAAAAGCGATCGCAGGCGAGCCAGATAATATTATCCCAGGCTGCGAGTTAATTTACTATTTCCTGAAGCAACAAGGAGAAATAGAAAAAGCTAAGGTTTATCAGCAGCGTATCGAAAAACACTATGACCTAATTTCGCGGGCAAGGCAAGAGCGGTCTTTTGTCAGCGAAAAAGATGAATTTCAAATGCACAATCTGCCAGCTTCAACCCTTCAAGACTTGTGCCAGCATTTATCTAATTATCCTCAAGTGCAAGAAGCTTACTTGGTGCGGAAAGTAGTTCAATACTTTCCAGAAAAGCCGTTTTATATTCTAGGTGTGACGCTGCATCGAAATTGGTGGAAAGTGTATACTTCAGAACAGGACAATGATTTTTTTAGGAACCTGACATCAGAAATGGAGTTTCCCGGTTCTTTATATGTGCTTGTTCTCAACAATGTTACTAATGAGCAGGTAGGTTCCAACAAGAAACTAGGAAAAATATTCTCCAAAATAGAGGAAGCGTCTATTTATCGCAGTTAGATTTTGAGTAACAGATGTGAATGAATTGAATGTGACAAATCAAACAGAAGCACCGAAATTTTATCATGTTCCTGTTTTGAGTCGGGAGTTAATTGAGGGGTTGGCAATCCGTCCAGGGGGACACTATTTAGATGCAACTGTGGGGGGTGGTGGTCACAGTCGGTTAATTCTGGAAGCTGCGCCGGATACTCAAGTGACGGCTATTGACCAAGATCAGCAAGCGATCGCATCCGCCCAAACCCAACTCGCTCAGTATAGCGATCGCATCCACTTCTGGCATGGCAATTTTTCTGAGTATCAGCCAAATAATCTCACTTTTGATGGTATAATAGCCGACTTGGGTGTTAGCTCGGCTCAGTTCGATGTACCAGAGCGAGGCTTTAGTTTTCGCCACGAAGCCGAGTTAGATATGCGGATGAACAGGGAGCGATCGCTTACAGCCGCTGAGGCGATTAATCACTGGGAAGAATCGAAACTGGCAGATATCTTCTTTAAATATGGGGAAGAACGTCTATCTAGACGAATTGCCAGGGCAATTGTGGAAAAACGCCCGTTTCAGACGACAACGCAGTTAGCAGAAGCGATCGCTTACAGCGTTCCCAAAGCATACCGCTACGGCAGAATTCACCCAGCTACTCGCGTCTTTCAAGCTTTGCGAATTGTAGTTAACGATGAATTAACCGCACTGGAAACCTTGATAAATAAAGCACCCATTTGGTTAAAACCAGAAGGCAGAATTGGGATTATCAGTTTTCACAGTTTAGAAGACCGACTGGTGAAGCACGGGCTGCGGGGAACGTCAATCTTACGGGTGTTGACGAAAAAGCCGATTATACCCCAAGAAGATGAAATAGGAAATAATCCGCGATCGCGTTCAGCTAAGCTGCGAATAGCAGAACGAAAGGAGCCTTGATATATCGTAGGGCGTAATATCTGCGACAGAAACGCGGGTAGGGGTATGGCATTGCCCATTGGTGTCAACTTAAGCCCTAGCGAATGGAATTCGCGGCTACAAAAACGAAGTCCGGATGGTGCGCGGACTAACGCGCGCTGATCAAGTTTCTTTTAACCCGCGCAGGCGGGTTTTGTTTGTGTAGCTGCGGTTTCAACCGCCAAGCTAACGTTAAACTGACACCGATGGGCATCGCCATGCCCCTACAGGCAATTGATATGTTGTATTCTTTTTTAAGATTGGTATTATTAATTGCTAACTTTTAACTTATAACTTCTAACTCCACAGGAATTTGTCTTGGCAATTCCACCTGAAAAGTGGAGCCTTCCCCCAGCTGACTCTCTACCTTAATCTTTCCCTGCATCATCCGAACCAAGCGATCGCTAATCGCCAGCCCCAAACCAGTACCGCCCTTGTCGCGTGTTAGACTCTGATTGAGTTGGCGAAATTCTTGAAAAATCTGCTGTAAGTCGGACGGATCAATGCCAATCCCCGTGTCTTTAACAGCGATCGCTACTCGATTATCAGACAATTCCTGCGCCTCCAGCGAGATGCTACCAGAGTCGGTAAACTTAATCGCGTTGGAGATGAGATTAACTAAAACCTGCCTCAAACGGGCTTTGTCATTGACAACACAAGGGTTATCCAGACAACATTGAATATTCACTTCCAACTGCTTCTGCTCTGCCAAACACCGGAGTTCTTCAACAGTTTCCATCACCAGTGCGGCTACGTTAAATTCTGCTAAGTCAAGATCCAGCCGTCCAGCCTCCAGCTTAGAGAAATCTAGAATCTCCTCGATCATCTTCAGCAGGTGCTTACCACTATTAAAAATGCGCTCCACCATATTTGCTTGATTTGGGGGCAGCTGATGGTTACGCTGGCGCAGCAGCAGTTGAGAAAAGCCAATAATCGCGTTCATTGGAGTACGCAGTTCGTGGGACATCAACGCCAAAAACTGCGATTTCAACCGCGAAGCTTCTTGAAGTTGGAGATTTTGCAGATGATAGGTGCGAATTTTTTCTTCAGCTTCCTTGCGGGCAGTAATGTCGCGCATGATCCAGCGCAGAGAGACAACCTTGTCTTGGCGATCGCGGACACTGGCGACAGTCAGAGCAGCATGAAAGCATTTGTCATGACGCGGTTTCACAATCACCTCCCACTCACGCTCCGAGCCGACTTCGCGCAGCCGCAGAAGTTTGGTACGAAAAGCGCGTCGTTCTTCCTGAGAGATAAAGATGATTAACGGCTTGCCGATTAAATAATTGTGCGCGATACCGAGCAAATCAGCGGCGGCGCGATTGGCTTCCCGAATTGTCCCATCAGCATCAGTCACCAGGTAGCCATCTGGCGCGAACTCGAACAACTCCTGATAGCGCTGGCGTTCCGCTTCCACTATTTCCCGCGTCGATGCCAGTTCCTCATTTTGCTGGCGCAGTTCCTCTTCAGCGACGCGCAGTTCTTCCAAGGAGGTGCGGAGTTCTTCTAAGGAGTCCCCCAGCAGTTCTGGATACGCTATTACATGGGATTCCCCAGCTCGCTGATATAACGTACCAGCGTGGCTATACACCTTCTTAATTTGCTGGGTAAATTCGTCGGTGTTCATTTTGGGAACTACAGGTTGTTTTTAAAAGTAAAGGGTAAAAAAGGATTCTTGAATTTTGCTTGTCTTGCTGCGAGATTTGGGGAAATAAAGCTAATTTTTTTTGTTTTGGGCGTTTTTGGCTTTTCCCTTCCTACAGAGAGATGTCCTACAGAGAGATTAATTGTTGCGATCGCTTGTGCTTACGCGCTGGCGGAACATCACTAACCCAGAGGTATTGGTTTGAATAGGGTTTCTTTTAGATTAGGTGAATATACTATACGCCCCTACAGCTTTAAAGTAATCCACAATTTGGTGATTATTACAATAACCCAGCTTTATTAAGGCCTTTCTGGGATTTGGCTGGCCCTCGTCCCAATCCACGATCCTTATTCAAACCGGATTTTACTGTTTCTGGAAAGCAATGTCAGAAAAAATTCCTTTTCAGCCACCAGTCATTGAACGGGGTAGTAACAAAATTATGCTTTTCATGTTAAAGCCTTTTTGAGATTTTACACGACCAATGTGTTTTAAGTTTCTTGTTACTTTCTCAGAAAAGCCCTTGTTTATTAGGCATCTTGCCAAACTCAGCCGAAAACTTTACTTCTCGGCTTATAGCTTCAGCTATCTCACGATTCCTGGGTAAATGTTTCAAACTGTTAAAACGGGTTTAAGTTTTTAGCTTGAAATTTATTTCCAGGCTCATCAGTCCAAGAAGTTTATTTTTTTGTTAAGAATTTCGCCATTTGTTACTTTCCTATGTAATTGCGTGATTTGAAATTGGTATATCCTTATAGACATAAGATTTACAAACTTAGGATGTTTATCACTCCCCTATCAGGCTGAAACTAACTAGCTCTTAAGTTATATACAAGATTTCCCCTAAGAGGATGTCCCAGAAGTGTAAAAAGTTAGTTTGATCCCCCCCAGCCTCCGCGCTAACGCGCCGCTGCGCTAGAAAAAAGGGGGGAGAATCAAGTCTTAGTCCCTACCGTGTATACACAAGTCTTCTAGCGCTGTCCTATAACGTTTTGATCCCCCCTAGCCCCCCTTAAAAAGGGGGGAACCGGATTCAAAGTCCCCCTTTTTAAGGGGGATTTAGGGGGATCTCCAAGGATTTCGGTTCTGTACAGAAATCTGTATACACCGTAGCTTTTTAAGGGGGATCTCCACGGGTGTATCCCAGTTTTGCAAAAATACTAGGTGATTGGAAGTCTGTGGGCGATTTATTCAGACATCCTCTCAGAAGCTTCTAGCGCCTCTTGCTCCTCCATCACCAAAATCACTCCCTGAATTTCTCGTTGGGAGTTAACCAGTGGCGTGCAGGTAACTTTACACGCGATCGCCTTACCGCGCCGATTGATAGCATTTGCTATCACTTCTTCATAATCACTTTCCCCAGACAAACATCTGCGGATGGATTGTTTAAGTTGCTCTACAGGTAAGCCAATATCCAGATTTAGCAAGTGCTGTCCCTGAACTTCATCGACTCGCAGCCCCCACAAATCCTCCGCTTTGTAGTTCCAAATCTGGATGTACAAATCTTGATTCACCACCACAATACCGCCTCGCAGACTGGTAAAGATAGCTTCTAAAAAGGCGTTTACTTCGTTGAGTTCTTCGGTGCGGCGGCGCATTTCATCGTTGAGAGTTTGCAATTCTTCGTTAGTCGATTGCAATTCCTCATTCATTGTTTCTAATTCTTCATTAGAAGATTGCAGTTCTTCGTTAGTCGTTTCTAACTCTTCATTAGAAGATTGCAGTTCTTCGTTAGTCGTTTCTAACTCTTCATTTGTAGACTGGAGTTCTTCATAAGCCATCTCCAGTTCTTGGCTAGAGTGCTGCAAGTCGTCTTGCAGCCCTTTATAGCGGCTGATATCGGTAAAAGAAATCGCAACGCCCAGGATATTGCCGCTCATCTCTACCAGGGGTGACACTAGCACCTCTAGATAGATTAATTCACCGGAGAAATTTCTCCATTCAACCTCTTTGATGTGAACCGGACGGCGATCCGTATAAGCTTGATCGATGCAGGAACGCAACTCTACCGGACGATAAGAAATTTCTAAATCTTGCAAGGGACGACCGAGATCCCCAGGCTGCAAGCCAAACATGGCTCTGGCTCGTTCATTTACTTGCATCAGGAAGCCATTGACATTTACCACTATCTGTGGAACTACGGAGTTATCAAAGGCGGCTTCTCGGATGCGTGTATTACTGCCGATCTTGTTCACTTTTTGGTCTTTATCAGTGTTTGCCATGAATGATAAGCGATCGGGCATACCTATCTTAGGTACTGTTGTAAAAACTCGTAGCTTCAAATCTACAGGTGTAAAACGATGAACGTGAGTAACCAACATCTCAGCTTTTCCCAAAAACAGAAAGCCGCCCTCTCGCAGGGCAAAGTGAAAGCGGTTGAGAATTTTGCCTTGAGTTTCGGCATTGAAATACATCAGGGCGTTGCGGCACACCAGCAAGTCAATGCGGGAGATGGGAGCATCGATAGTTAAGTTATTCCGCCCAAAAATCAGGGTACGACGTAGATCCTTACGGAAGCTGTAGCCGCGTTCGCATGGCTCGAAATACTTATCTAGCATTTCGGGGGGAAGGCTCTCCACTGCCTGAGGTGTGTAACTAGCTTGGCGGGCTTGGGTGAGTGCGTCTTCGTCTAACTCAGTGGCATAAATTTTCACTCGTGCTTTGAACTGTTCCACCCCCAGCGCTTCAGCCAGTACCATTGCGAGGGTATAAGCTTCTTCTCCGGAGGCACAGGCAGCACTCCAGATGCGGATCGGTTCGTTGGCTTGTTTATTGGCAGCGATGAGGGGAATGATTTTTTCGCCGATGAAATCCCAGGCTTCGCGATCGCGAAAGAAGCAAGTAACGTTAATTAATAGGGTGTTGAATAGGGGAATAAATTCGTCTTGATGTACTTGCAAGTAGTCTAAATAATCGTTGTAAGTTTCTATTTCTACAGCTTGCATTCTTTTGTTTACCCGACGCATCAAGCTAGAACGCTTATAACCTGTGAAGTCAAAACCACGGTTGTTTTTTATGTAGTCTAATAACGCTTCAAATTCAGGATCAATATTTGGCCGATTCATTAGAAAAATTTAATTTTTGGTCGTTTGTCAGTGGCTAATGGCTTATTAGCCATAGGTTAGTTTTTGAACAATTATGGATTAGCTAACGACAATTTATTAAAGACT harbors:
- the rsmH gene encoding 16S rRNA (cytosine(1402)-N(4))-methyltransferase RsmH, which encodes MNELNVTNQTEAPKFYHVPVLSRELIEGLAIRPGGHYLDATVGGGGHSRLILEAAPDTQVTAIDQDQQAIASAQTQLAQYSDRIHFWHGNFSEYQPNNLTFDGIIADLGVSSAQFDVPERGFSFRHEAELDMRMNRERSLTAAEAINHWEESKLADIFFKYGEERLSRRIARAIVEKRPFQTTTQLAEAIAYSVPKAYRYGRIHPATRVFQALRIVVNDELTALETLINKAPIWLKPEGRIGIISFHSLEDRLVKHGLRGTSILRVLTKKPIIPQEDEIGNNPRSRSAKLRIAERKEP
- a CDS encoding PAS domain-containing sensor histidine kinase, with the translated sequence MNTDEFTQQIKKVYSHAGTLYQRAGESHVIAYPELLGDSLEELRTSLEELRVAEEELRQQNEELASTREIVEAERQRYQELFEFAPDGYLVTDADGTIREANRAAADLLGIAHNYLIGKPLIIFISQEERRAFRTKLLRLREVGSEREWEVIVKPRHDKCFHAALTVASVRDRQDKVVSLRWIMRDITARKEAEEKIRTYHLQNLQLQEASRLKSQFLALMSHELRTPMNAIIGFSQLLLRQRNHQLPPNQANMVERIFNSGKHLLKMIEEILDFSKLEAGRLDLDLAEFNVAALVMETVEELRCLAEQKQLEVNIQCCLDNPCVVNDKARLRQVLVNLISNAIKFTDSGSISLEAQELSDNRVAIAVKDTGIGIDPSDLQQIFQEFRQLNQSLTRDKGGTGLGLAISDRLVRMMQGKIKVESQLGEGSTFQVELPRQIPVELEVIS
- a CDS encoding CheR family methyltransferase; the encoded protein is MNRPNIDPEFEALLDYIKNNRGFDFTGYKRSSLMRRVNKRMQAVEIETYNDYLDYLQVHQDEFIPLFNTLLINVTCFFRDREAWDFIGEKIIPLIAANKQANEPIRIWSAACASGEEAYTLAMVLAEALGVEQFKARVKIYATELDEDALTQARQASYTPQAVESLPPEMLDKYFEPCERGYSFRKDLRRTLIFGRNNLTIDAPISRIDLLVCRNALMYFNAETQGKILNRFHFALREGGFLFLGKAEMLVTHVHRFTPVDLKLRVFTTVPKIGMPDRLSFMANTDKDQKVNKIGSNTRIREAAFDNSVVPQIVVNVNGFLMQVNERARAMFGLQPGDLGRPLQDLEISYRPVELRSCIDQAYTDRRPVHIKEVEWRNFSGELIYLEVLVSPLVEMSGNILGVAISFTDISRYKGLQDDLQHSSQELEMAYEELQSTNEELETTNEELQSSNEELETTNEELQSSNEELETMNEELQSTNEELQTLNDEMRRRTEELNEVNAFLEAIFTSLRGGIVVVNQDLYIQIWNYKAEDLWGLRVDEVQGQHLLNLDIGLPVEQLKQSIRRCLSGESDYEEVIANAINRRGKAIACKVTCTPLVNSQREIQGVILVMEEQEALEASERMSE